The nucleotide sequence gcaggactttcacttgtaattaAAGAGTTTCAcgtcggggatcaataaagtatttctgattttctgattctgatacattGTGGTAGCCTATTGCTACTTCAACTTTACTGAAGGATGTGAACACTTATTCCACCACTAGTAACAAGTTTGGTCAACAACATTGGTGCAACTGTAGCTACAACAGTAATTAAAGTAACACTGACCAACACAAAAACGCCACATCAGAAGGAGCAAGTGACATGAAAGATACAGCTCAACAGACCTGTAATTAGTCTATACACCACACAAGCAGCTtgcaagctaagctaacaagctactgtcttaagaaagaaaaaatagcgTTACTTTACTTCTAAATTCAGCCTGTCCATAACGAGGCTAAAGTGAACTAAAACCGCAGAGGTGTCTCCAAAAGATGCTTCTGCAAAACAAACTTCAATCTATCCACAAAGAGTGTAATGTTACCTTACTTTAATAATCTATGATGGTTGTATCTGTTCCCACTGCCCAGCTGCCCCGGCGAACGATTAAGCACTGCGCAAGCGCTTTGCTTTCTGGTTGCTGGGAGACAAGAAACGAGCTCAACCATTGGCGGACACTCTTATGACCAGcccatttgtttttacaattgGCTAATATGATCACGTCTCGGTGCTTTCATGGTTTGTATTGGCTATCTCCCATgtcatttgacagaaaaaaagacagccGTTACTGTCTGTTTTGTTGACATCTGATTATCAAAAACTCCATTGAAGCTTTCTTTGCTGAATCGTTAATTTTAATGGTAAACCTTTATATAAATGGCTAGTATCACATGTACGCTGTAAGAACTTTGTTTATAGCTAGCACACAGTTAGATAACGGTGTTTATTTTATCCTGAAACGTGTTTTTGTTAGGTCTCGGGGAGCAGCATGGAAGCTATAGATAGCAAAAGTTAGCATGATACTAACGTTAACAGCTGACTAAAACgagaaaaacatgtaaaaacatcacCCGTGggtctctctgctgcacctgctGAGTACCTTGTATGAAGTCACAACGtcttaatgtttgcttttttcagGCTTCAAATTACCGAAAACCAGCTCCTTCGGCTAGCCAAAGGAAAAAGGCAGGTCCCAAAATCGAACTGACCGAGGAGCAAAAGCAAGAAATTAAGGAGGCTTTTGATCTCTTTGACACAGATGGAACTGGAACAATAGACGTGAAGGAGCTAAAGGTTAGTTCCTGGTTTAGTATGCCTAGGATCagatgtgtactgtatgtttagaTTAACAAATACCACGTTAATAGTGCCACAGCAGCCTCAGATTTGTTGTGTATCTGTGCCACAGGTTGCCATGAGAGCTCTTGGGTTTGAaccaaagaaagaagaaatcaaGAAGATGATTGCAGACATTGATAAAGAGGGCTCTGGAACAATTGACTTCAGTGACTTTCTCAGTATGATGACACTGAAAATGGTGAGCGTAATACATACACTGTATACTGTTAGACAAAACCTGGAAACTTCTTAGAAATTGAAAATTGTCATTCTGAGCCAAggaaagacaacatttaacaattCATAAAGTTACAAATCTGTGTCTGTCATCTCATCACCTTTGGTGTCCATATGCTCTTAAAACAACAGTATCCCACAAATAAATTTCTTCTAAATCTTTTACAGTGAAATCCAATGTTTGATGTAGTGTTTTAACATGGACAAATACCATTCAtgcaaatcacacacattttttaacagtCACAGAAAATGCATTGGGTTTTAGATGCAAGATtgaaagtttaaagtttaaattgaAGCTGTAATGCGTCAATCATTATGTGTTTGTCATGTCTTCTTTGTTCATAGAGTGAAAAGGACTCCAAAGAAGAAATAATGAAGGCTTTTCGGCTGTTTGATGATGACTGCACAGGAAGAATCTCATTCAAAAATCTGAAGAGAGTTGCCAAGGAGCTGGGTGAAAACCTCACTGATGAAGAATTACAGGTATTGTAGTTTGATTGGTACATTCATGTACAATCAGACGTCCTGGAAAACAGTTGACACATTTTCCAATCatggaaaatgagagaaaaagaaaaatcttgttGTCCtggaaaattatttaaacaacCTCCTGTTTTCCTTTAGGTGAGAATGAACTACTAGGCTATCTATCAGAGCTCtccaaaatggaaaacattGCCATCTGAAAGGGCTAAGTTATGTTCAGGATGATATTAAAATTCAAATGATAGTTTATGGATGAGAGTATTTTGAATAGGCTGCTCTTGGTTATGTTGTAGAATCGCTGTGAACACACCCTTAAGTCACATCACATGGTAGCACATGCAGGTTAGATGACATTgaaacttataataataatgtcagttacaTTATCCTTGAAATCTAAATCTTAGTCACTGCTGGCTGGTAACTGGTAGTTTTTATTAGGTTTATAGATAAACGATGCTTTCTTCTCAACTTGTTTTAAATGGTTGAATAATGTTAAATTGGTTAGCATGTTTGGTTCAGTTGCTAAAGTTGACGTGCTTGCTAGCTTTTTTGCCTGCAAAGGTTCTAGCTAGGAGCAATGGTTTCAAATGTGTGTTGGGCATTGCTGAGAGAGTTGGATAATAATGAATGGGAAGCCGGTGTCAAAACAATGAATGAGAGTGAGTCAAATACTGGCTAACAGTACTTTTTTACTGCTAGCATTGTCTCTTCAAATGCAGTGCTGCATCATTAAGGTAAAATGGATTATAACACGAGatgaaatgtttaacttttttaGTGGTAGCTCACAAAGTTACTTGCCAAGCATAGAGCACAAAGGGCTTcccaaaagaaataaaataaaatacgaCGGAATActatacaaaataaattaacaatattaaacatattaATATTGTATTAAAACGAAGcaagaaattaaataacaacaacagtgagtttatatcattgaacatagtatgagttatacataccttggtataaccataacagcatcagggagtttcatcatggcagtgaatgccctaaaagaaaaagctcgaagagctctaaatgcaattaagagaaaattttataattttcaaattccaattaaaatatggcttaaaatatttgatagtgtcattcAGCCCATTGCGCTAAATGGTAGTGAAGTCTGGGGCCCACTCAGTCATCGTAGCTACacccgttgggacaaacatccaacagaatctttacatgcagaattctgcagatgcATTTTACAcgcacacagaaaaacaccaacaaatgcatgtagagcagaattaggcagatacccactgataattaacattcaaaagagcgCTAAAATTTTTTAATcaaccttaaatccagccccctacaCACCCTCCgttccaaacccaagagctgagcccagaaaggAGTCCCCTacgtcagttggtgctgagactaactgcccccccccagacacactctgaccagtctcacaacagcactgctttcagTCTGTTTTGCAATTCTTGTTGTTGATATCTTTGCATAGAATGCGTGCACTAGGTATCGATCATGTTAAATGCATCTTTATATGGAACATGGCGCAGTATGTTTAGGAACCCACTTCACTGTCCACTGGCTGTGGTGGGTGGTTTCCAGAATTTATTCCAATTAGAAAAATGTTGATCACCCAGTGAAGTGGCTGCTGCAGACAAATCTTCACAGAAAATGTACCATGTGTGTGGCTCTGTGACACTATGCAACCATTCATAAATTGTTTAATTGTAGCAGAATGCAATATTTATAAGATATCTCAGGAAGTTAGaaataattttactttaataaaagGCACTTGAGAAGCCCTGTTCGACAAATGTTGTCAGTCCAAGTCAGAGTGAGGGTTTTTCCATGTCTGTCACGTGCGATGTCTGAAGCATAGCTTTCAGTGCTGAATTCAATTGTAACTTTTTCGATTTGAACGTACTACAGTAGACTTTGTTTCTTATCCTTTAAGGAAATGATTGACGAGGCAGACCGAGATGGAGATGGTGAGGTCAACGAGCAGGAGTTCTTAAGGATAATGAAGAAGACCAATCTTTACTGAACCTGTTGAGTGTGTTACAGACTCGATCTAGGACCTTTTTTAAGATTCACCTTTGATTCTACCAGCACCGTTTATACAGTAGCTTTTTTGGGACTTAGGCAGATGTTTAGTtagtgtaaataaaaatgttaacataCTGTGTCTTTGCACAGATCTTTCTACAATGcaagacaaataaatatatttcatcatagttgatttgtctgttgtttcttttacatATACCTTGGTTTCTCAGTGTCAGTATTGTATTTAAATTGCATGTAAACATTCAGTCAAATTGCAAGAGTTTAATGTTTCCGTGTGTATATAAGAAATGTTCCCCTTAGATTCACAATGTTTAACAGTGTCTCTATTCAAACCCTGAGTAACTGTGGAAGTACTAGTGTGAAAATCTCAGTGAAGTTAATTTCAGCACCCTGCAGTACATTCTGCACAGCAATGCGTGTCAATAATTATCAGATGTCGGGGAACAGACAGTGAAAGTCATATGCTTGACTAACCAGAATTATGTTACTGTagacagaaatgacaaacaCGAAATTGAGATGAGTAGCTCAGTAAAAGTCACTCTCACTTCATGCTTTGAGTTACTAAACCAAGTCATTGTCTGTAGAAGATACAGTACAACGCTGTCTTACCTACATGTTCTGATCATCTTATAGGAAAGATGCTCCTGCTGATTAATTGTAATATACAACGGAAGTCTGGTTTTGACCAAAACGCTATACCTTGTTAAAATAAACAGGATATTGTAGTGACGTGTTTTTCCGAGCCGTCAGACGGCTGTCTATTATTTTGAGGATGCTTGCCACTGATTATGAAAGTTCTGATAACCTGTTCTAGACAATGAAGGAACATGAGGCGGAAAATATGAAAAGGTTTGTCCCAAGGTGATATccattttttgaaaaaatattccACATATAAAATGTTTGATGGTATAAAAAGAACCATATAAGCACATTAAAAGAATCGTAGATTTCCGAAATCGCAACTTTCACAAACTAGGTCCTCGAGGTGTTAATGTCACTTAACGatgatagtttttttttttttacatgtgaagTCATTCAAATTTTCTTAAATCTAAGATAAATTTATAGGCATGGCTACATGCCTTCTGTTTAATGTAAGACAATTATCTTTACTTTTTACCAAATTAAAGTGCAAGAATATGGAATTTATATGGATTCCCTTTATTTTGCTCATCTGTTGAGCTGAAACTTGGAATTGATATAGATGAGCCAAATCAAAAAGCCAGTATTTCAATGGTTCATTTTATGTTACCCCCTATGACTCAAATCCATCCACCTTCTTGGAGTTCAAAGTACACCACACACCAGGTGACAGCTGAAAAACAGTGCTGAAGCTCACTTTGAGCGGACAGAGACGCTTAAAAATCACTCAAGAATGTCTTCCCTCTAAACTTCTTAATTTAGTGTGACCGTGTGTTATTTTCAAGTTACATGCCAGCCATCCAATTTTAAAACTGAAGATGTTTTCATGGCTTTCAACAGCTGTTCGGCACAAAAACCACCATAGTTGATAGCCTTCattcaaaaatcacaaaaaattgTTTGAATAGTTTCTGCTTTTAGTATTTCAAAatctttaaatgtttatataaaagACAAGGTCTCATCACTTTAGCAATAAAAAAGTAGAGGGTGCTTTACATACATGGAGCAGTCATTTTGGGAGCGTAGGTGTTGTTGAAACGGTGGATGTTTGATTTTAGAACAAAACTTTCCAATTGGTATTGgatgtttttgtacagtggcAGTTTCATGGCCTTTAATATCTTCACAGCCCCTCAGCTGAGTGTTATTCCCCTACTGTTGTGGTTAAACAGCATTCACATCACAGAGTCAATACTCCCACTGCTccgctgctgtttttcttttcccatAAAATGATCAATttccaaaacaacaaagtgCTGTAAGTCTGGTTGTTGCTGGTAAAAGATGATTATATTATTAACTCTTAAAGGTCAAGAATGTGTCACCATTATGTAGACAACCTATTTTCACAAGCCCCCCTTTAGTAAGACAAGTTGAAGACAAATAACTGTCATTGCACCTAGAAGAAGCAAAGAGTGACTGCATCAGTGGTATGTTTGCTTTTTAACCTTAGTCATATTTGTGAAATAGCTTTTATACATAATTTCTGGCTTATTAGACATCCACAGATAGTCATTtgaatgttaacatttagcaaTGTTCTATCTTTTACAGTAGGATGAGGAAGTCAGTGTTTCTGAAATTCCCCTTTGAAGTCATTAGTGTTGTATGTAatcaatatatattataatctAATCACTGTGACAAAggtttattgttttaatgtgcCAGATACCAGAACCAGTGTCAGTACCAGTTAGCATGCTTTGTTAGCCTGTCCTTTTTATTCCGATCTTTGAATACAATGTAGAGGAAACTTGTTACATAAACTCTTGTAACCACAGTGCTAAAAGCCATAATGACTTTAAAGGAGCTGTTTATAAGTGATGTGTGACAGAGGAAGGTGTCTCTTTATATCTTTTCTAATCCTCGTCCTCACGCCTTTTTTTCATAATGTACTGTTGTACACCTTACTCATTTACATGTCTCACATTTTAATGCTCCACCTGTCTGGGAAGATTTGTTTCCACCCGTTAACCAGTCACCTTTAAGCAGTAGAGCAGGTGCGTACGactatggaaaaaaaaaaacgcttgGTCGACAAGGAGCATTTAAAAACTTGATTGGTAAACAGTATCATGTTGTGTCACCACAAGAAAATCCGCTCAGGGTTTGGTACAAGGCAAATTACATATTACAATGTAAAAAACACCCAATATAAAAGCTTATAGTCTTCAACCATGTGTATTTTAGTGGACTGCTTTTGTCCATTTTACCTTGCCTTATAGTATTGAGAGTatgtattttacagtattaACATGCATGGTGTCAGAAGGAGGTAGTGGAAACTCGGAGCTCAGCAGTACTACTGCTCAGCTATTTCTACAATGTTGCAGAGTTAACTTTGGataacaatgtgttttttttatctctatTACATAGGCTTGGTTTTCTGGTTTAGCTTTAATGAGATTAATCATGAGCTGTCTCTCTACCatttaattcagttcatttgGGCTGGTGGTTTGAGTCTCAGTCATCTTCCAAGTAAATTATAGTGTGGTTCAACAAGACTGAAATCAGTCAGCAACTGCAGCTGCATTTGACAGTAATTTCCACCACATATTACACTGTAGAATATTTTTTGGATTAAAGGAGCTATATGTAAGATTATAGTTTAAACCATtcaaaaaataactaaaattctcaacagaatgtgaagaagtaacaatTTTGACGTTATGTCAAAGATGTAAtatattgtgttgcagagatatctacggaagttagcatgctaaccagctaaccTCGGCCCGTCCTGTCTCAAAATACCACTTTGTAGCTCAAGAGGCGAAGTGAGTCCAGTCCAGTCTGGCCTCAGTCTAAcatgagaggatgaagaagtaGCGCTGCTCCGAGGGCAAGAAACCACGTCCAGCAGCAAAGAAAGAAGTGATAGAAATAGAAGCAAAACAAGAGTTAACATTGGCATTGCCTTCCACCGCTGGAGACAGCTCTTGGCGAGTAAAGGGATAAAGTTTGATGCTGAACTTGCAACGTTGCGACAGCTTATAAAGGTAGCTAATTGTATAACGTTACTGACAGTGTTATGTATGCTAAGTTAGCTGTTTGTTGAAAGAAAGATAGACCTATGGGAGGGACTGTGCATTTTCTTGTTTCTTACAACAGGGGCGGACACACCAACTTTCTGGTCATATGCTGCCCCCAAAttgtttggagtatgaattcgacagttGGCCAATTCTTACATATAGCTCTTTTAAATAATTCGGTCAATTAATGACAAATGCCTAATACAATTTACCACAGGCCAAAGTTTTATCTTAAGATTTCTTACTTAGTCTGATAAACAACCcacaaaaaagagaggaaaatcatttgcaaatgaaatgaagcaaaaacacaagtgtaaaatgtatcGTTTCAGCACAACTATTAGAGAGAAGAATTGTCAGTTGATGATCATTTTCagctgtttctttgtgtttttaaatagtagGTTCACTGCAGCAAAGGATCCAGACAAGTTCATCTTGCTTTGTTACATTTACAGGCACTGGAATCAGATTTCAAGTGACTCTCTTTCCAACTAATTTACTAAGTTGCACTTCTGGCTAAGTTATCAGAAAATTAGCTGATTGCAAGTtaaagtgacttttttttttacatataatCAGACCAAATGAACGAGTGCAACGAAGTAAACCTTTAATCTCAATCTTAAAGAAAAGAACCTGTGGGTGTGATCTCACATTCAGATGACAAATTAAACATGGGTGATGAGTGGTTTTATCAGATCATTTCAATAAGTCACTGAATAATAAGTTATCGTTTCAGCACTTTTGTGCATTCTGGCCACAATTAATTAAAGATTGACATATAATTTGGAAAAATTaagtcagaaatacaacagggaaaaaaaactttttcccATTGACGATCCAAAATACCCTCCAAGCAACAATTGGAAACTGGCTGATATGACAGCACTTTGAACTCTACTGTATTGCACCAGTCAAAGGCAAATTTCCTCAGCATTTGGCTGGTGATAGATTCCCGTCCTGCAggagttgggtttttttttttactgtccccattgttattatgtttaattcatttaaattggACTACTGTAAATAATGTAGCCAACAACAACGTCAAGTAGAGCTGAAGtctacatttctattttaaacatAACTACTGGTACGATCTACTGGTAAGATCTTTTAATTCAGTAATGATGACTGTGAATAATGTATCAATCATTATAAACAAGCTATGTCATCACTGCTGCGGTGCCGGTGAAGAGGACCAAAAGAGGCGATCCCCCACCCACGCCCTCTTTGTACTCTTCCTGTACACTTACGGTAATATCAAGCACGCTCGCTTTTCTCAAATCACTAAAAATCACCTTCATTTGTCCTTGTTCCAGCTCTACAAATGGTTGTAAAATAACAGAGGACTTCACATTTATGTATATTAAGCAGAATTTTTCAAACAAGTAAACAATGTTCTGCAATTCACCAATATGTGTACATGAGTTGCATGCAAACTTTCAACCTCGCACCCACTTGCCTCGGAAATGCAAA is from Siniperca chuatsi isolate FFG_IHB_CAS linkage group LG8, ASM2008510v1, whole genome shotgun sequence and encodes:
- the cetn4 gene encoding caltractin; this encodes MASNYRKPAPSASQRKKAGPKIELTEEQKQEIKEAFDLFDTDGTGTIDVKELKVAMRALGFEPKKEEIKKMIADIDKEGSGTIDFSDFLSMMTLKMSEKDSKEEIMKAFRLFDDDCTGRISFKNLKRVAKELGENLTDEELQEMIDEADRDGDGEVNEQEFLRIMKKTNLY